One window of the Sander lucioperca isolate FBNREF2018 chromosome 5, SLUC_FBN_1.2, whole genome shotgun sequence genome contains the following:
- the LOC116059042 gene encoding uncharacterized protein LOC116059042, whose translation MASGNDRGAESLKREILQRLHDRLLHILERQPLDMEGLHFVCHQNLVLLSALDDAVNVGEELLSALTNLSTVIQQEMENEQTFITLDLQKGFRGRPRLTTSVETLTHLLELGLPSKCIARLLGVSRATLFRQVAENNLFISASYSGCSDDELDSLITGIKSTMPDTGCRVVKGALLAQGHRVQWDRVYASMHRVDSVGVLSRMTRLRCVVRRTYTVPYPKYMVHIDTNHKLIRYNFVIFGGIDGYITKVRFLPVKDKELQNVTD comes from the exons ATGGCTTCTGGCAACGACAGGGGAGCG GAATCACTGAAGCGTGAAATCCTTCAGAGATTGCATGACCGACTGCTACACATCTTGGAGAGGCAGCCTCTCGACATGGAAGGGTTACATTTTGTTTGCCATCAGAATTTAGTTTTATTAAGTGCTCTGGATGACGCAGTGAATGTAGGAGAAGAACTACTGTCTGCACTTACaaatttaagtactgttatccAACAGGAGATGGAGAATGAGCAGACATTTATAACACTGGATTTGCAGAAGGGCTTTCGTGGGCGTCCACGATTGACGACGTCAGTAGAGACCCTCACACATCTTCTAGAACTTGGGCTGCCATCAAAATGCATCGCTAGACTCCTTGGTGTGTCGAGAGCTACGCTTTTTAGGCAGGTGGCTGAAAATAATCTATTTATATCTGCCTCATACAGTGGCTGCAGTGATGATGAATTGGACTCATTGATCACAGGAATTAAGAGCACAATGCCAGATACTGGGTGCAGAGTAGTCAAAGGTGCTCTACTTGCACAGGGACACAGAGTGCAATGGGACAGAGTGTATGCATCCATGCATCGCGTGGACAGTGTAGGTGTGCTTTCCAGGATGACTCGTCTGAGATGTGTGGTGAGGAGGACGTACACGGTTCCTTACCCGAAGTACATGGTGCACATTGACACCAATCACAAGCTCATCAG GTACAACTTTGTTATCTTTGGGGGAATAGATGGCTATATTACAAAGGTAAGATTTTTACCTGTCAAGGACAAAGAACTGCAAAATGTTACTGACTGA